From the genome of Solanum pennellii chromosome 6, SPENNV200:
CGCTGATCTGGTTTGTGATCTTTGGACTTTGCTTATTGTTCATCTGTGTCTGCTCTCGTTGCTGCAAAAGAGAACCTTATGGATACTCTTCAATGGCTTATGCTCTCTCCCTCATATTCCTTGCGCTTTTTACCATTGCTGCAATGTATGCTCTCTCTCCCTTCTCCTCACGAAATGGATGACTTTCCTTTGTCCACAACCTTAATATCCTCCGAAGATGCAGAGcgttttctctctcttttggaTAGCTAAATGATTCATGTGCTTTCTCTTTTGGAGTTCGGTTCTAATTTGATTTCCGATATGCAGCATTGGATGTGTCATTTTGTACACAGGCCAAGAGAAGTTCCACAGCAGTACACTAAACACTTTGGATTATGTGGTGCATCAGGCAAATGTCACAGCTGATACTCTCATGAATGTGTCTGTTTATCTAGCAGCTGCCAAACAGCTCGCGGTGGATCGAATTTTGATCCCTGCTAATGTCCAAACAGATATTGATTACGTTCAAACGAAGATCACTTCTTCTGCTAGTACCCTTTCCACTAAAACAGCTGATAATAAGGATAACGTAGAACACCTCATAGAATCAGTGTAAGTGAATGgcatttcaatattttaaaattcaggGCACTTAATTTACCACTTAATATTCTGAGGCTATATAAATGCAGGAGAACGGCTCTTATCGTTCTATCTGTTGCTATGCTTGCTTTGACATTTCTTGGATTTGGTAAGATTTCCTTGACCATTAAACTAAATTATGCATCCCTTAGAATTCTGTAACAAGTTCTTCGTATTTTCCTAATAAATAGCTCTATTACTTTGTCTTTTCAGTATTCTCAATATTCGGCATGCAGGTCTTTGTCTACATGTGAGTTTATGTTCTACATCACGACTTAATTATGTCTCTTGTCTTTCCATTAACTCCTTTCCTACGTACTTCATTCTGTAAGAACGATCTCGTGTTCTATTTGTGCAGCTTAGTTATTTTCGGATGGATTCTCATCACTGGGACATTGATTCTATGTGGCATATTTCTTGTTCTCCATAAGTAAGCTCTCTCAAGTTCTTCACTATTTTTGCTATTTCACTAAGCTATTCAGAGTTAGTCTCATGACAACTCTTCTCAGATTAGGCAAGTCTTCGTCTTATGCATACAGCTTCTCCTGGAAACAGGATAAAACAGAGTTAACTGTGTTTcctgatgccttcttttggtaATAGTATTACTAAAATGTTGCGTAAGAACCTTTCAAAGTGTGCTGATTGCTGAACGATGTTAAATAAACTAACAGCCTCATGCTAGAAGTGACTTAACATGCACGAAGATTCAAATATTGTCTTTGTTTAATGAGTCCTTTTGATATCATGCATTTGGACATCTCTAATCGTTCTTTGTTTAACGTTTCAGTGTGACTGCAGATACTTGTGTAGCAATGGATGAGTGGATCCAAAACCCCACAGCTCATACAGCTCTAGATGATATATTACCTTGTGTGGACTACGCCACAGCACAAGAAACTCTTACTAAAAGCAAAGAAGTGACTTACAACCTGGTTGATATCGTCAACCAGGTTATTACAAATGTTTCTAACATCAACTTCTCTCCCAACTTTGCTCCTTTTTACTACAATCAATCAGGACCTGTGTTGCCAATCCTTTGCAATCTGTTTAATCCTGACTTAACTTCTCACAACTGTGGTCCTGCTGAAGTGGACTTAAACAACGCAACTCAGGTATAACCCGCTATCAGATTGAATGAGTAAAATTTCTTTATATCATCAGTGTATATAACGGTGAACTCAATTTTTGCATTGCAAAGGTCTTGAACAGCTATGTTTGTCAAGTTTCTCCGAGTGGTGTTTGTGTCACGCCAGGCCGTCTGACCCCAACTCTCTACAGCCAGATGGCTGCTGCTGTAAACATGAGCTATGGATTGTATCAATATGGTCCATTCCTGGTTGACCTACaaaattgtgattttgttaggcaAACTTTTGGTGACATATACAATGTACATTGTCCTGGTCTGCTGCAATACAGCAAAAGAGTGTATGTTGGGCTAGTGATGGTAACTGTTGCAGTGTTACTTTCTCTTACATTCTGGATAATATACGCGAGAGAGAGGCGCCACCGCGTCTATAAGAAAGAACATATATCCAAACTTGATGAAGGAGTTGAAGTTGAAGGGGATAAACCTACTCATGAAGAGTAAAAGCAATCTGTTTCATGTTGTGCAATAGTACTAGCTGAGagatgtattattattattgtaacttGTATTGTTTTTTTGTATATACTGAATCACTTATGGCAGTTCAAAGAGCCTATGGTGTATTAATTGTTGAAGTTCCCAAAAAGTTTTGAGGGGTTGAACTATCAATGTGTTGAATCACATagaaaatattgtaatttgatgTTAGTGAACTTAATATGATTATGACTGGGGCGGATTCAGAATTTCAAGTTTAACTACTCTGAATCACTATAGTTTGATTAAATACTTACCAAATATGACATTAACCGctttaataacataattaaaatctaAGTAAAGCAGTACCCTCCAAAATTTGGCTCGTTAACATTATcatatgatttaatttatacatatggcatatattatatttgtctCTGAAAATAAACATCTTATAAGTACTTAAGAGACAACAACTTAACTTACGCATTACTTAGTGTAATTCTATAGTATAAATGGTGCAAGAGTAGGAAGGTGTTTGCACAATTTTTACTATGAAGGTAGAAAAAGATAGATTCTCGATTCAAATTCGCCTAACCAAAAAAGGTCTTTTTTTTAAGTCTTAGAAGTGGAGCTATTCCTTGTTGACTCTTCATTTAAAAGTAACCCCAATAAGTATTTCAATTTAAAAGGAATAGGAAGTTACTTTTCGAACAATATTTGACGTTAGCTTAACGCCACATAATTATCCCACTAATCCCATcatgttataatttatttgataaaaaattttaagacGTTATATATAGCTATGAATTTGAATTAGACATATCATGATCATCacatattatgttatttttacttGTACGGTTTGCGAAAATAAGTTAACAACTATCAACAACATTCAAAATTAAGTgtctataataataatgataataatataacgTTATTAATAAgataaaagattgaaaaatgTTCTTGGAGAATTTTATAAAGCAACTCTAGTGTGTCCTAAAGGGTGGTTTATAAGGTCAACAccaatataatttgaataacATTATTGTTCTTTATCATTATAGAAACTAAATGACCTAATTGcaactaatataatttttgcCGTAGTCCTTTTTCATGATGACTATTTCGtaattgacattttttcttttataatttatgaACCTTTTATATTGTTTAAATGTGCCtgtcaaacaaataaaaagacatAACATTATATTAGATTACGCTCGACAAATTTTAACcatgatatatttatttctgtcaaaaaaactcaagaagtaaaaaaggaaacaatgagatttacaaataaaataaaaggtcaAACTAACTATTTTCAGCATGTATAGATACAAAAACAACTACTCCCTCCATTCCTTTTTACTTGATAAATTTTAACTTGatagatattaaaaaaacaataattgatGTAAGAAATTTATAACTTTACCCTAATAATTATAGAGTGTAAACATATTTACATACTATATGTTTCAAAGACATAAACTAAATGGAGTACGTTAGATATAATTGGAAGGGAAAAAAATTTGACCTAGATTTTGCCAAAAAGCACTAATAAAgggaaattaaattaaaaaatatttaacaagtACATATAGACAAAGAGAGTAATAAGAAATAATGTGTACTTTGGTTgggggaattttttttttaaaaaattattgaaaaattactttttgtttaaaaaaaaaatagaactctctttatatacaaaattaaacttattttgtttttgttataatatcaagctcataagaatataattataaagaaaagaataagAGAAATTCAAGTGTGTTATACAaaaggtgaatgatatctctatttatagaataaAGATATCACCCCAAAGGCAACCATGATAAATGCCCAATTAATAGATATATAGTTATCCACCAAGATTTATATCGCCTTAAAATTATACATACAtgaataattcatcataattcttGAAGTAATCAAATGGACAATCCTTAaatcaatggatttataacagtttttggtttttaaacatttcttttaggagttctttttattattattttattaatggcTCGAAGCCATATACTATTATAACTTGACCGTTTTCTTATCTAAAAAAACCTATATGTCATTATTTTTgtgtaaatttaattttgataaattaaactATCATTTATTAATTAGCATGACTTGGATAACCATAAGATAATCCAAGCAACCAAATTTATATCTGCCGAATATATTGGTTTAATCTCAGAATCAACACTTAATTGTTTTGATGATCTTATCCTCTTTGTCTCTGACTTTGATTCCCAATAGAAAAGGAcaacaaaaaactttatgacAAAGAGCCTTTAAATATCATATcgtgaatataaattaatttagtgaaaaaatatttaatattgattataaatatattgaatgtttattttttggataaaatttagaaatttttaacttcaaaattaGGTTAATTTTCTCCACTAAATAAAGGAGTTCTCTCGTAAAACTATTTATTAATAGAAATAATTagtcttctctcttctctctattttttcttttttattatattattgtagaTTCATAACACGTTGATTCTATCGCCTTAAAGAGCGAAGAATAAATAAGGTattgtttattctttttcttttaattttaatggtttATCTTATGAAACTTTAGTTCATTGTACTTTATAGTTCGGATAAGTACTATATTTTTCATGAGTGTTGACTATTGAAATCCAATtgaattcaatatattttgaagacataatcaaagatgaaaataaagtaTCTTAATAAAACTGTGCTAAAACTATGATATTTTTACGCCATCTTGACAACATCCTAAAAATCGAATATATTACAGTTAAGGATCCACTTGTTTTGTGAAGTAGCctaaaattgaattattctctttaACGGTGAGATCAATTTTAGGCTAAAATGATAAATGGGATTGTGGCACTCTACTCGCCGCCAATGCGGAAGGATGCCACCGAAAAGAATGGAATACTGTTTCGCTTTGTTGGATGCGTCGGATGCCGTATAACAAGCGAGCTTTTTATCCTCAAATTCAAACATGTGGGCGCAAAATACTATCCTGCTTTATTGTTACGTAGCAATAGAAGCCTGCTTATGCTGCTTCGACGGCGCTTTTTCGCCCTCTCTTCGCTTTGGACAGAAGCGCTAGTGGACACGGGGAGGGAGCAGGCGAAGCGTGTCGTTCGTAATGGAAAGAAAGATACCACTACTTCGCCTCTTTGTTGGACCGCCGGCGCGAATACAGTGGTATGAAATATTCAATTTTAGGCTATTCTGCAAAACAAGTGGATCCTTAGCGGTGAAATATTCGATTTTTAGCATCTCGTCAAGATgatgatataaaaatatcataacttTTACATAGTTTTATCTCGAtactttattttcatcttttatactgTCTCCAAAATTCATTACATCTAATTGGATTTCAACATCCAGCATCTACGAAAAATAATTCTTACTCAAATTATGAAAGACAACAAGctcaaattcataaaattagtcactaaaattaaaagaaaaaaaataatattttctaaattcttTAAACTTAACCTTCCGTACGAtacaataatttaaaagaagaCTTATTAACACAAACTATGTCACCCAATAATAAAAGCTCGGTGGCTCAGTATAGtaaaatgaatttgaattatatgtATGTAACTTATTGCCAATAGACTTATAGCATGTTAGACTgactcaaaattttctttattttgaaaaatatcttttCTCAAAATGCGTTTTTAAGAAAAGTATTCTTGACGAGTCATTTTATGTTTGATAAAAtatcaatcatatttaaataaaagctttaaattcataaattgaatataacttttgtatgaaagataatttatttttaaatagccTTACtcgataaaaattaaaattaatcgaAACTCTAATAAAATTTTTCTATAATTAGAGACTGAgcatcaattttaatttatgtttctgGTGCATAGTCCCTTTCAAGTTTTTTGTGACGTTACGTCAATATATTAGGACTTGGATTTCCTCAACATATGAAGCAAAGGaataatataaagttttttAAGAGATCAAAGATatctttattataaattatacaaatgtaAAGGTAAGTTGATttgttttgtgatttaaaattcaaatttatttaaacattCAACCAACTATCAATTATTTTACTTTGGATATagtttattctttttgtttttctatggTAATATCTAGTAGGCATTTgaccatcaatatatatattttttaccttttggtgcatgaattttttaaatttgaaaatatattaattttttttttaaaagcacgcacaaaataacaaataacttcaatttttatttatggccgataaaatttcaatttccgAACTCTATTTAAACAGTAGAAAATTACTCCctttgttataatttatttattttacttgttttaatctgttttttaaaaaaaatatttttttatacttctttatttatttaatatttgatatgaCTTATTTAAGATTAACAAGGTGTTTGGGTAAGTcaatttttgacttttaaaaatatttgacaaataataataagatgtttcgatattatttatatatctttaatttaaaatataaattaattttttaaattttaaatttcttacattaaattaaaagaagtattttcaaaattttataaggaaataaaagtggTCCAACTTGATTATAACTAGAGTACTGGACAGCTAAATATATATGACATCTATTTTGCCAGACAATA
Proteins encoded in this window:
- the LOC107022717 gene encoding uncharacterized protein LOC107022717 is translated as MSCKWQMLLSLLTIFIFFSNFTYGYEGADSHFQSTPLSDEFREGRNEVFAEGPNIVEAPVQSSSLILAAERTYRKDPLNGFKRYNGGWNIDDRHYWASVAYTAFPFFITALIWFVIFGLCLLFICVCSRCCKREPYGYSSMAYALSLIFLALFTIAAIIGCVILYTGQEKFHSSTLNTLDYVVHQANVTADTLMNVSVYLAAAKQLAVDRILIPANVQTDIDYVQTKITSSASTLSTKTADNKDNVEHLIESVRTALIVLSVAMLALTFLGFVFSIFGMQVFVYILVIFGWILITGTLILCGIFLVLHNVTADTCVAMDEWIQNPTAHTALDDILPCVDYATAQETLTKSKEVTYNLVDIVNQVITNVSNINFSPNFAPFYYNQSGPVLPILCNLFNPDLTSHNCGPAEVDLNNATQVLNSYVCQVSPSGVCVTPGRLTPTLYSQMAAAVNMSYGLYQYGPFLVDLQNCDFVRQTFGDIYNVHCPGLLQYSKRVYVGLVMVTVAVLLSLTFWIIYARERRHRVYKKEHISKLDEGVEVEGDKPTHEE